The proteins below are encoded in one region of Ostrea edulis chromosome 3, xbOstEdul1.1, whole genome shotgun sequence:
- the LOC130053321 gene encoding dimethylaniline monooxygenase [N-oxide-forming] 2-like: MSGKSTKQRVAVIGAGVAGLCSLKHLVEKPDVFEPVAFERNFWSGGIWNFSDQTGNDDFGLPVHSPIYNSLKINIPKELQEFPSFPYPKEWKTSYISRQQCLEYINRFTDHFKLRQYIRTHTLVRNVKPLIETEEDGRVKWLVTYSSVNHMSEVNTEVFDSVLVCNGHDSNDYTPNIPGMEIFEGRMIHSKNFRYEEQFDGLRVAILGVHFSGEDISMQVGRFARKVYACHRRKPEEFPPSFPKEIEQRPPIVRMTRDSVVFPDGSSEKVDAVIFCTGYRFSFPFLEDGIITITDERVEPVYKHMVHIEYPNLMFIEIPRQWIYFPSFHEMAKLAALILAGKVKLPSKKEMLADSEADFQARLKEGKPPSFAHYMGDKDRQFRYSEQLAKLGGFDPLPPVLEMLWHDVVDERYMNLPHCNELDYVITGPSSYRCLNPEMIKSRKSKAENVQKN, encoded by the exons CATCTAGTTGAGAAGCCTGATGTCTTTGAACCAGTGGCATTCGAAAGGAATTTCTGGTCTGGAGGGATAtggaacttttctgatcaaacgGGAAATGACGATTTCGGACTTCCGGTACACTCCCCTATATACAACAGTCTTAA aattAATATCCCCAAGGAACTGCAGGAGTTCCCGAGTTTTCCGTATCCCAAGGAATGGAAGACGTCCTACATCAGCCGACAGCAATGTCTGGAGTACATCAACAGGTTCACGGATCACTTCAAGCTCAGACAGTACATCCGG ACACACACCCTCGTTCGAAATGTTAAACCACTGATAGAAACCGAGGAAGATGGCCGCGTAAAATGGCTCGTCACATACTCTTCCGTGAACCACATGTCCGAGGTCAACACGGAAGTTTTCGATTCCGTACTTGTGTGTAATGG ACATGATTCTAATGACTATACGCCAAATATCCCTGGGATGGAAATATTTGAAGGAAGGATGATTCACAGCAAGAACTTTCGGTACGAGGAACAATTTGACGGACTTCGTGTGGCTATCCTTGGTGTCCACTTTTCCGGAGAGGACATTTCTATGCAAGTGGGACGTTTTGCCAGAAAG GTATACGCATGTCACAGAAGAAAGCCGGAGGAATTTCCACCGTCTTTCCCAAAGGAGATAGAGCAACGACCCCCAATCGTGCGCATGACAAGAGATTCAGTGGTCTTCCCTGATGGTAGTTCCGAGAAGGTTGATGCCGTCATATTCTGTACCGGATATCGATTCTCATTTCCGTTTCTGGAGGATGGCATCATCACCATCACAGACGAGCGTGTGGAGCCGGTATATAAACACATGGTTCACATCGAGTACCCAAATTTGATGTTCATCGAAATTCCTCGACAGTGGATATATTTTCCCAGTTTTCATGAAATGGCTAAACTAGCTGCCTTGATACTGGCGGGAAAAGTGAAGCTTCCATCGAAAAAAGAAATGCTGGCGGATAGCGAGGCCGACTTTCAGGCCCGATTGAAGGAAGGAAAACCGCCATCCTTTGCCCATTATATGGGAGATAAGGATAGGCAGTTTCGGTACAGTGAGCAACTTGCTAAATTGGGCGGATTTGATCCACTGCCGCCAGTCCTTGAGATGTTATGGCATGACGTAGTAGATGAGAGATACATGAATTTGCCACATTGTAATGAACTTGACTACGTCATCACTGGACCCAGTTCTTATCGATGTCTGAATCCGGAAATGATCAAGTCAAGAAAATCAAAGGCGGAAAATGTGCAGAAAAATTAA
- the LOC125676096 gene encoding uncharacterized protein LOC125676096, with the protein MSGKSTKQRVAVIGAGIAGLCSLKHLAEHPDIFEPVAFEKNFWPGGLWNYSDQTGKDDFGFPVHSALYNNLKINVPKHLQQFPSFPYPKEWKTSYISRQQCLEYINRFTDHFKLRQYIRTHTYVRNVQPLKEFQENGQVKWLVTYSPLNRLSEVNSEVFDSVLVCNGHDVKDYTPDIPGMDIFEGRMIHSKNFRYEEQFDGLRVAILGVHYSGEDISMHVSRFAKKVYACHRRKPEEFPPSFPKEIEQRPPIVRMTKDSIVFPDGSSEKVDAVIFCTGYLFSFPFLKDDVITIKDERIEPIYKHMVHIEYPNLIFVAIPRQWPYFVHYHEMAKLAVLMLEGKVKLPSKEAMLADSEADFQSRLKEGKPPSFAHYMGDLDRQFRFNEELAKLGGFDPLPPVIEMLWHDVMDERFMNLPHCNEFDYVITGPNSYRCSNPEKVKSRKSKAENAMKN; encoded by the exons ATGTCAGGAAAAAGTACGAAACAAAGAGTAGCCGTGATAGGTGCCGGGATTGCAGGACTCTGTAGTCTTAAG CACTTGGCTGAACACCCCGACATCTTTGAACCAGTAGCGTTCGAGAAGAATTTCTGGCCGGGAGGACTATGGAACTACAGTGACCAAACAGGAAAAGATGATTTCGGATTCCCTGTACATTCTGCCTTATACAACAACCTCAA AATTAATGTTCCCAAGCACCTGCAACAGTTCCCAAGTTTCCCATATCCCAAGGAATGGAAGACGTCCTACATCAGTCGGCAGCAATGTCTGGAGTACATCAATAGGTTCACTGATCACTTCAAGCTCAGACAGTACATCCGG ACGCATACCTATGTTCGTAATGTGCAGCCACTGAAGGAGTTCCAGGAAAACGGCCAAGTGAAATGGCTAGTGACGTATTCCCCTTTAAATCGTCTTTCAGAAGTCAATTCGGAGGTGTTTGATTCCGTACTTGTGTGTAATGG ACATGACGTAAAAGACTATACGCCAGATATTCCTGGAATGGACATATTTGAAGGAAGGATGATTCACAGCAAGAACTTCCGGTACGAGGAACAATTTGACGGACTTCGTGTGGCTATCCTTGGTGTCCACTATTCTGGAGAGGACATTTCTATGCACGTATCACGTTTTGCTAAGAAG GTGTATGCATGTCACAGAAGAAAGCCGGAGGAATTCCCACCATCTTTTCCAAAAGAGATAGAACAAAGACCCCCAATCGTGCGCATGACAAAAGATTCAATCGTCTTTCCTGATGGTAGTTCCGAGAAGGTTGACGCCGTTATTTTCTGTACTGGATACCTCTTTTCATTTCCTTTTCTGAAGGATGACGTCATCACAATCAAGGACGAACGTATAGAGCCCATATACAAACATATGGTCCACATCGAGTACCCGAATTTGATATTTGTCGCCATCCCTCGGCAGTGGCCGTATTTCGTCCACTATCACGAAATGGCAAAGCTTGCCGTTCTGATGTTGGAAGGGAAGGTGAAATTACCGTCAAAAGAAGCAATGCTGGCAGATAGCGAAGCTGACTTTCAGTCTCGTTTGAAGGAAGGAAAACCACCATCTTTTGCACATTATATGGGGGATCTTGATCGGCAGTTCCGATTTAACGAGGAACTTGCTAAATTAGGTGGGTTTGATCCGCTCCCGCCTGTTATTGAAATGCTGTGGCATGATGTAATGGATGAGAGATTCATGAATTTACCACATTGCAATGAATTCGATTACGTCATCACGGGACCGAATTCTTACCGATGCTCAAATCCTGAAAAGGTGAAGTCAAGGAAATCAAAAGCGGAGAatgcaatgaaaaattaa